A part of Botrytis cinerea B05.10 chromosome 2, complete sequence genomic DNA contains:
- the Bctrm9 gene encoding Bctrm9, with translation MTTSPPEETHPKVPKPASAPESTPITTPPAAPETYEETNVHEVYEQIASHFSSTRYKAWPIVKSFLQGLAPGSIGLDVGCGNGKYLLVNPDVFIIGSDRSTNLAKIASSHQPHSAIVADTLALPHPEGSFDFAISIAVIHHLSTPARRREAVQSILATLSPSGKALIYVWALEQSSSRRGWDETNPQDVMVPWVMRTGKKVAADGSITQPASEKTFQRYYHLYRAGELEEDIKTVGGTVLESGYEKDNWWAICSQRDSPTPRASEPIV, from the coding sequence ATGACTACCTCACCACCAGAAGAAACCCACCCTAAAGTTCCCAAACCCGCCTCCGCACCCGAATCCACACCCATAACCACACCTCCCGCCGCCCCCGAAACCTACGAAGAAACCAACGTTCATGAAGTCTACGAGCAAATCGCCTCCCACTTCTCTTCCACCCGCTACAAAGCCTGGCCCATCGTGAAATCCTTCCTCCAAGGTCTCGCGCCCGGGTCAATAGGTCTCGACGTCGGATGCGGCAACGGCAAATATCTCCTCGTAAACCCTGacgtcttcatcatcggcTCCGATCGCTCTACAAACCTAGCAAAAATAGCTAGTTCTCACCAACCCCATTCGGCAATCGTAGCCGATACTTTAGCATTACCTCATCCAGAAGGTAGTTTTGACTTCGCGATAAGTATAGCGGTCATCCATCATTTATCGACGCCAGCTCGTCGTCGTGAAGCTGTCCAATCCATCCTCGCCACTCTTTCTCCTTCAGGAAAAGCACTCATCTACGTCTGGGCCCTCGAACAGTCCTCTTCTCGACGGGGGTGGGACGAAACAAACCCTCAAGATGTAATGGTCCCATGGGTAATGCGTACCGGCAAAAAAGTCGCCGCAGATGGAAGTATTACGCAACCAGCTTCAGAAAAAACCTTTCAACGCTACTACCATCTGTATCGGGCCGGCGAACTGGAGGAGGATATCAAAACTGTAGGAGGCACGGTACTAGAAAGTGGGTATGAAAAGGATAATTGGTGGGCCATTTGCTCTCAGCGAGATTCACCCACACCCCGAGCATCAGAACCCATAGTATGA
- the Bcstt3 gene encoding Bcstt3, whose protein sequence is MVAKTQEPFFQGSTGKNSRGVLRIVILCLIAGAAIASRLFSVIRFESIIHEFDPWFNFRATKYLVSNGFYDFWDWFDDRTWHPLGRVTGGTLYPGLMVTSGVIYHALRALTIPVDIRNICVLLAPGFSGLTAFATYLFTNEMSTSPSAGLLAAIFMGIAPGYISRSVAGSYDNEAIAIFLLVFTFYLWIKAIKLGSAFWGALCALFYGYMVSAWGGYVFITNLIPLHVFVLVCMGRFSPRVYVSYCTWYALGTLASMQIPFVGFLPIRSSEHMSALGVFGLLQLVGFVEFVRSGVPSKQFATLLKGFVLAVFTISFGGLVLLTVSGVIAPWTGRFYSLWDTGYAKIHIPIIASVSEHQPTAWPAYFFDLNLLIWLFPAGVYLCFLKLADEQVFVVVYAILASYFSGVMVRLMLTLTPIVCVAAALALSNILDTYLTFKSPEEPATAATVTDGASNGAIKKAAKQEELRSMRQPLVGIYTSFSKISVVGAMTTYLLIFVLHCTWVTSNAYSSPSVVLASRMPDGSQHIIDDYREAYQWLRQNTKEDAKIMSWWDYGYQIGGMADRPTLVDNNTWNNTHIATVGKAMSSREEVSYPIMRQHEVDYVLVVFGGLLGYSGDDINKFLWMVRIAEGIWPDEVKERDFFTERGEYRVDDGATQTMKDSLMYKMSYYNYNSLFPPGQAQDRVRGVKMPEVGPVLNTVEEAFTSENWIIRIYKVKDLDNVGRDHASAASFDKGNKKKKTLKKRGPKVLRVE, encoded by the exons ATGGTTGCAAAAACTCAGGAACCGTTCTTCCAAGGGAGTACGGGAAAGAATTCTCGTGGGGTTTTAAGAATTGTAATTCTTTGCTTAATTGCTGGCGCTGCAATTGCCAGTCGACTATTTTCTGTGATTC GATTCGAGAGTATAATTCACGAAT TTGATCCTTGGTTCAACTTCAGAGCTACAAAATACTTGGTCTCGAATGGATTTTACGATTTCTGGGATTGGTTTGACGACCGAACATGGCATCCACTTGGTCGAGTTACGGGAGGAACTTTATACCCAGGTCTTATGGTCACCAGTGGTGTCATCTACCATGCTCTTCGGGCTCTTACTATACCAGTCGACATTCGAAACATTTGTGTGCTTCTTGCACCTGGTTTCTCTGGTTTGACTGCCTTCGCAACCTACCTCTTCACCAATGAGATGTCCACATCCCCTTCCGCCGGTCTTCTCGCAGCCATTTTCATGGGAATTGCTCCAGGTTACATTTCGCGATCAGTTGCAGGCAGCTACGATAACGAAGCCATCGCAATCTTCCTACTAGTTTTCACGTTCTACCTCTGGATTAAAGCCATCAAGCTCGGATCCGCATTCTGGGGTGCTCTTTGCGCCTTGTTCTATGGATACATGGTATCAGCCTGGGGTGGATATGTTTTTATCACCAATTTGATCCCTCTCCATGTCTTTGTATTGGTGTGCATGGGAAGATTCAGTCCAAGAGTCTATGTCAGTTACTGTACTTGGTACGCACTAGGCACGTTGGCAAGCATGCAAATTCCATTTGTGGGATTTTTGCCAATTCGCAGTAGTGAGCATATGTCTGCTCTCG GTGTTTTCGGCCTTCTCCAATTGGTTGGATTCGTCGAGTTTGTGCGCTCGGGTGTACCAAGCAAGCAATTCGCTACTCTTCTTAAAGGGTTTGTCCTTGCCGTTTTCACTATCTCCTTTGGTGGTTTAGTACTTTTGACCGTCTCTGGCGTCATTGCTCCTTGGACTGGTCGTTTCTACTCCTTGTGGGACACTGGATACGCCAAGATTCACATCCCTATCATTGCCTCTGTCTCTGAGCATCAGCCAACCGCATGGCCAGCTTATTTCTTCGATCTTAACCTTCTCATCTGGCTCTTCCCAGCCGGTGTGTACCTTTGCTTCTTGAAGCTTGCTGATGAACAAGTTTTCGTTGTTGTGTACGCAATCCTTGCCAGTTACTTCTCTGGTGTCATGGTTAGATTAATGCTTACTTTGACCCCAATCGTCTGTGTGGCTGCAGCGTTGGCATTGTCCAACATTTTGGACACTTACTTGACCTTCAAGTCACCAGAAGAACCAGCCACAGCTGCTACTGTAACTGATGGTGCTAGCAATGGTGCCATAAAGAAGGCCGCTAAACAAGAGGAACTCCGTTCCATGCGTCAACCCCTTGTCGGTATCTACACTAGCTTCTCTAAGATTTCTGTTGTTGGCGCCATGACAACATATCTCTTGATCTTTGTTCTCCACTGTACTTGGGTTACATCAAATGCCTACTCATCTCCATCTGTCGTGCTCGCTAGTAGAATGCCCGACGGTAGTCAGCATATCATCGATGATTACAGAGAGGCTTATCAATGGTTACGACAAAACACGAAGGAAGATGCGAAGATTATGTCCTGGTGGGATTACGGTTACCAAATCGGTGGTATGGCCGACAGACCCACACTCGTCGACAACAATACCTGGAACAACACCCACATCGCAACTGTCGGAAAGGCAATGAGCTCTCGTGAAGAGGTCAGCTACCCTATAATGCGTCAACATGAAGTCGATTATGTTCTTGTTGTCTTCGGTGGTCTCCTTGGATACTCTGgagatgatatcaataagTTCTTGTGGATGGTCAGAATTGCCGAAGGAATCTGGCCAGATGAAGTCAAGGAACGTGACTTTTTCACTGAACGTGGAGAGTACAGAGTCGATGATGGTGCCACTCAAACCATGAAGGACAGCTTGAT GTACAAAATGTCATACTACAACTACAACTCCCTCTTTCCACCCGGACAAGCCCAAGATAGAGTTCGTGGCGTAAAGATGCCAGAAGTTGGACCAGTTCTTAACACTGTTGAAGAAGCATTCACTAGTGAGAATTGGATCATCCGAATCTACAAGGTGAAAGACCTTGACAATGTTGGCCGAGACCATGCATCAGCCGCATCATTCGATAAAggaaacaagaagaagaagacactgaagaagagagggcCAAAAGTTTTGAGAGTTGAATAA